One window from the genome of Clupea harengus chromosome 19, Ch_v2.0.2, whole genome shotgun sequence encodes:
- the LOC116224942 gene encoding catenin beta-1-like, giving the protein MEGLLGTLVGLLGSDDINVVTCAAGILSNLTCNNYKNKMMVCQVGGIEALVRTVLRAGDREDITEPAVCALRHLTSRHTDAEMAQNAVRLHYGLPVVVKLLHPPSHWPLIKATVGLIRNLALCPANHAPLREQGAIPRLVQLLVRAHQDTQRRTSMGGNQQQFVEGVRMEEIVEGCTGALHILARDVHNRIVIRGLNTIPLFVQLLYSPIENIQRVAAGVLCELAQDKEAAEAIEAEGATAPLTELLHSRNEGVATYAAAVLFRMSEDKPQDYKKRLSVELTSSLFRTEPMTWNETGDMTLEMGAQGDPLAYRPDDPSYRGYHGGYGQDSLGIDSMLEHEMGPHSGDYPVDGLPDLSHNPELMDGLPPPDSNQLAWFDTDL; this is encoded by the exons ATGGAGGGACTTCTGGGAACCCTGGTCGGGCTGCTGGGCTCTGATGACATCAACGTGGTGACCTGTGCCGCCGGCATCCTCTCCAACCTCACCTGCAACAACTACAAGAACAAGATGATGGTCTGCCAG GTCGGCGGGATCGAGGCTCTGGTGCGGACGGTCCTGCGTGCCGGAGATCGCGAGGATATCACGGAACCCGCAGTGTGTGCCCTGCGTCACCTCACCTCCCGCCACACCGACGCCGAGATGGCCCAGAATGCTGTGCGCTTGCACTACGGCCTCCCCGTAGTGGTCAAACTCCTGCACCCGCCTTCACACTGGCCCCTGATCAAG GCCACGGTGGGGTTGATCCGGAACCTGGCGCTGTGCCCGGCCAACCACGCCCCGCTGCGGGAGCAGGGCGCCATTCCACGCCTGGTGCAGCTGCTGGTCAGGGCACACCAGGACACCCAGAGGCGCACCTCCATGGGCGGCAACCAGCAGCAGTTTGtg gagGGTGTGCGTATGGAGGAGATTGTTGAAGGCTGCACTGGAGCTCTGCACATTCTGGCCAGGGATGTACACAACAGAATAGTCATCAGGGGACTCAACACCATTCCACTCTTcgtacag CTGCTGTACTCTCCCATTGAGAACATTCAGCGCGTGGCGGCGGGCGTGCTGTGTGAGCTGGCCCAGGACAAAGAGGCGGCAGAGGCCATCGAGGCCGAGGGAGCCACCGCCCCCCTCACAGAGCTGCTGCACTCCAGGAACGAGGGCGTCG CCACCTATGCGGCTGCCGTGCTGTTCCGCATGTCTGAAGACAAGCCCCAGGACTACAAGAAGAGGCTCTCCGTGGAGCTCACTAGCTCCCTCTTCAGGACAGAACCCATGACCTGGAACGAG aCTGGTGACATGACCCTGGAGATGGGGGCACAGGGGGATCCCCTGGCTTACAGACCAGACG ACCCCAGCTACCGCGGCTACCACGGAGGCTACGGCCAGGACAGTCTGGGCATCGACTCCATGCTGGAGCATGAGATGGGCCCACACTCGGGCGACTACCCCGTAGACGGGCTGCCCGACCTCAGCCACAACCCGGAGCTCATGGATGGCCTGCCGCCCCCAGACTCCAACCAGCTGGCGTGGTTTGACACGGACCTTTAA